One Epidermidibacterium keratini DNA segment encodes these proteins:
- a CDS encoding gamma-glutamyltransferase family protein encodes MFTTRPEITGTFGTVTSTHWLASGSGMAVLERGGNAFDAAVAAAFVLQVVEPHLNGPGGDVPLIFCKPGEDPVVLCGQGVAPAGATIEHYRSLGLETVPGTGLLAPAVPGSVHAWLVLLRDHGTMRPREVLDYAIGYAANGHPALERVSATIAGMADFFAEHWPTSAAQWLPEGRAPERNELLRNPTWARTLERLCDAAEAAGDDRVAQCDAFIAEWTTGFVADAIAEFVKTPVRDSSGRDHAGVMTREDLASWSPTYEAPVSLDWRGLRIYKCGLWTQGPALLQQLALLDGMLPEQADDWDAGLMHAAIEAASLAFADRDAYYGDSGEDRATIDELLDPAYTEQRRTLIGDDASHELRPGSPGGRTPRLASAIRARGDEAVLDGLGEPTVAKDGKTRGDTCHVDVVDQWGNVVSATPSGGWLQSSPYIPEVGFCLGSRLQMMWVEEGLPSSLEPGRRPRSTLSPSLMIELDTDVTTAFGTPGGDQQDQWQLVFLLANRILGRDLQASIDAPSWHVESLVSSFEPRVWQPGVFTAESRIDGSVINALRARGHIANEAGPWSLGRMSAASYEPSTGLIRAAANPRGMQGYAAGR; translated from the coding sequence ATGTTCACCACGAGACCGGAGATCACCGGAACGTTCGGCACCGTCACCTCCACCCACTGGCTGGCATCCGGGAGCGGCATGGCCGTGCTCGAGCGCGGCGGCAACGCGTTTGACGCCGCCGTTGCGGCAGCTTTCGTGCTGCAGGTGGTCGAGCCGCACCTGAACGGGCCCGGCGGCGACGTACCGCTGATCTTCTGCAAGCCTGGCGAGGATCCCGTCGTGCTGTGTGGACAGGGTGTCGCCCCGGCGGGTGCGACGATCGAGCACTACCGTTCGCTGGGTCTCGAGACCGTCCCGGGCACCGGACTGCTTGCTCCGGCGGTGCCGGGATCGGTGCACGCGTGGCTCGTCCTGCTGCGCGACCACGGCACGATGCGTCCCCGCGAGGTGCTCGACTACGCGATCGGGTACGCCGCCAACGGCCACCCGGCGCTCGAGCGAGTGAGCGCCACGATTGCTGGTATGGCTGACTTCTTTGCCGAGCATTGGCCCACGTCGGCGGCCCAGTGGCTGCCCGAGGGGCGCGCGCCGGAGCGCAACGAGCTGCTGCGTAACCCCACGTGGGCGCGCACGCTGGAGCGGCTATGCGACGCGGCCGAAGCGGCCGGCGATGACCGCGTCGCGCAGTGCGACGCCTTCATCGCGGAGTGGACGACAGGGTTTGTCGCCGACGCGATCGCCGAGTTCGTCAAGACACCCGTGCGTGACTCGTCAGGGCGAGACCACGCAGGTGTCATGACACGCGAGGACCTCGCGAGCTGGTCACCGACCTACGAGGCACCGGTGAGCCTGGACTGGCGCGGGCTGCGGATCTACAAGTGTGGGCTGTGGACGCAGGGTCCGGCGCTGCTGCAGCAGCTCGCGCTGCTTGACGGGATGCTGCCCGAGCAGGCCGACGACTGGGACGCGGGCCTCATGCACGCGGCCATCGAGGCGGCGTCGCTCGCGTTTGCCGATCGCGACGCGTACTACGGCGATAGCGGCGAAGACCGGGCCACCATCGACGAGCTGCTCGATCCGGCGTACACAGAGCAGCGCCGCACCCTCATCGGCGACGACGCGTCGCATGAGCTGCGACCAGGAAGCCCCGGTGGGCGTACGCCGCGTCTCGCCTCGGCGATCCGGGCACGCGGAGACGAGGCGGTGCTCGACGGGCTCGGTGAGCCGACGGTCGCCAAGGATGGCAAAACTCGCGGCGATACCTGCCATGTCGACGTCGTCGACCAGTGGGGCAACGTCGTGTCGGCGACGCCGAGCGGTGGCTGGCTGCAGTCATCGCCGTACATCCCCGAGGTCGGGTTCTGTCTCGGCTCGCGCCTGCAGATGATGTGGGTCGAAGAGGGGCTGCCGTCGAGCCTGGAGCCGGGGCGCCGTCCGCGCTCGACCCTCTCGCCATCGTTGATGATCGAGCTGGACACGGACGTCACGACCGCGTTTGGCACCCCTGGCGGCGACCAGCAAGACCAGTGGCAGCTGGTGTTCTTGCTCGCCAACCGCATCCTGGGCCGTGACCTGCAGGCCTCGATCGACGCGCCCAGCTGGCATGTCGAGAGTCTGGTGTCGTCATTCGAGCCACGCGTCTGGCAGCCGGGCGTCTTTACCGCCGAGTCGCGGATCGACGGCTCGGTCATAAATGCCCTGCGGGCACGCGGCCACATCGCAAACGAGGCTGGCCCATGGTCGCTGGGCCGCATGAGCGCGGCGAGCTACGAGCCCTCGACCGGGCTGATCCGAGCAGCGGCCAACCCGCGAGGCATGCAGGGCTACGCCGCCGGCCGCTGA
- a CDS encoding glucosaminidase domain-containing protein — protein sequence MTTWASAMVSRKTAMRRRRTLAIAAAIVTFSTIGFVSCDTESPADIPTAKEEFIAYAAEAAQDSQDEYGVPPSVAMAQAILESDWGSSKLTREGFAFFGIKCNGQSPHASGCTELPTTECDDAGCQKVLASFRTYDSPEDSFADYGYLLSSTSRYKAAFDHTGDPKLFAVAVANAGYATDPEYSSKVIGLMDEYNLYQYDE from the coding sequence ATGACTACGTGGGCGAGCGCGATGGTCAGCCGTAAGACGGCGATGCGCCGCCGGCGCACCCTCGCCATCGCCGCCGCGATCGTCACGTTCAGCACGATCGGGTTCGTCTCATGCGATACCGAGTCGCCGGCCGACATCCCGACGGCTAAAGAAGAGTTCATCGCCTACGCAGCCGAAGCGGCCCAGGACAGCCAGGACGAGTACGGCGTACCACCGTCCGTTGCAATGGCGCAGGCAATCCTCGAGTCCGACTGGGGAAGCTCGAAGCTGACGCGAGAGGGCTTCGCCTTCTTCGGCATCAAGTGCAACGGCCAGTCCCCGCACGCCAGCGGATGCACCGAGCTTCCGACCACCGAGTGCGATGACGCCGGCTGCCAGAAGGTGCTCGCCTCGTTCCGCACCTACGACTCGCCCGAAGACTCCTTCGCCGACTACGGCTACCTGCTGTCGAGTACGTCGCGCTACAAGGCCGCGTTCGACCACACCGGTGATCCGAAGTTGTTCGCCGTCGCGGTCGCGAATGCCGGCTATGCCACGGATCCGGAGTACTCCTCGAAGGTCATCGGCCTCATGGACGAGTACAACCTCTACCAGTACGACGAGTAG
- a CDS encoding adenosine deaminase, protein MTVPRTSLSEFIAGLPKAELHVHHVGSASPEVVAELAARHPGVVPADPKLLADYFVFTDFAHFVELYLSVVDLIRTPQDVQSLTYGVAKDLAQQQVRYAELTCTPQTSVVRGIDPGDYVAAIEAARTDAERDFGIELRWIFDIAGENGVAGADQTLDITLQHGPPSLIGFGLGGPEIGVPRAQFQPHFDRARAAGLHSVPHAGESTGPQTVRDAVELLGAERIGHGIASAEDPELMNLLRERGITLEVCPTSNVATGVVASIDKHPLPALVKAGVPVTINSDDPPMFATTLNNEYEVAADLLGLDESGVADLARSAVCASFASDATKTRLLAQIDDYVGERDGQP, encoded by the coding sequence ATGACGGTTCCCCGCACGTCGCTCAGTGAGTTTATCGCTGGCTTGCCCAAGGCTGAACTGCACGTACATCACGTAGGGTCCGCATCCCCCGAGGTCGTCGCCGAACTCGCCGCTCGCCACCCCGGTGTCGTGCCCGCTGATCCGAAGCTGCTCGCCGACTATTTCGTCTTCACCGACTTCGCTCATTTCGTCGAGCTGTACCTGTCGGTCGTCGATCTGATCCGTACGCCGCAGGATGTCCAGTCCCTCACCTACGGCGTCGCCAAAGACCTGGCGCAGCAGCAAGTGCGCTACGCCGAGCTCACCTGCACGCCGCAGACCTCCGTCGTCCGCGGCATCGACCCCGGCGATTACGTCGCCGCGATCGAGGCGGCGCGCACCGATGCCGAGCGCGACTTCGGCATCGAACTGCGGTGGATCTTCGACATCGCCGGCGAGAACGGCGTAGCGGGTGCCGACCAGACTCTGGACATCACGCTGCAGCACGGTCCGCCGTCGCTGATTGGCTTCGGCCTTGGCGGGCCGGAGATCGGCGTACCCCGGGCGCAGTTCCAGCCACACTTCGATCGGGCGCGCGCAGCGGGCCTGCACAGCGTGCCGCACGCCGGCGAGTCCACGGGTCCCCAGACCGTCCGTGATGCAGTCGAGCTGCTCGGCGCCGAACGCATCGGGCACGGGATCGCCTCCGCAGAGGATCCAGAGCTCATGAACCTGCTGCGCGAGCGGGGCATCACGCTGGAAGTCTGCCCGACCTCTAACGTCGCCACCGGAGTCGTTGCCTCGATCGACAAGCATCCGCTGCCGGCGTTGGTCAAAGCCGGCGTGCCGGTGACGATCAACAGCGACGACCCGCCGATGTTCGCGACAACGCTGAACAACGAGTACGAGGTCGCCGCCGACCTCCTCGGTCTCGATGAGTCCGGGGTCGCCGACCTCGCTCGCTCGGCCGTCTGCGCCTCGTTTGCCTCCGACGCGACGAAGACGCGGCTGCTGGCGCAGATCGATGACTACGTGGGCGAGCGCGATGGTCAGCCGTAA
- a CDS encoding thiamine ABC transporter substrate-binding protein, producing MSHRTTHRVAVLGVTAVVTFALSACGIDSVSSSDSEDTLVVVTHDSWAAPDELIAQFEKDSGITLDIQTGGDAGEVTNKLVLGKDDPIGDVVYGIDNTFATRAIDAGVLEPYAATLPQSAAAYQIAGDGKDQLTPIDYGDVCINVDNAWFTAQGITPPVTLDDLTKPEYQNLTVAPGAATSSPGMAFLLATIGAYGEDGWQAYWSALMANGLKLVSGWSDAYSVDFSGGEGKGDRPIVVSYASSPPFTIPEGGTAPTTSALLDTCFRQVEYAGIVKGTEKSDAAKEFIDFLVSKEFQAVIPDNMYVYPVDDSVSLPQSWAEYAQVSPNPFTVDPQTIAANRDAWLSEWSDITSG from the coding sequence ATGTCGCACCGCACCACTCATCGTGTCGCCGTTCTGGGCGTCACCGCGGTCGTCACGTTCGCGCTCAGCGCGTGCGGGATCGACTCGGTCTCCTCGAGCGACTCAGAGGACACGCTGGTCGTCGTCACCCACGACTCGTGGGCAGCGCCGGACGAGCTGATCGCGCAGTTCGAGAAGGACAGCGGCATCACGCTGGACATCCAGACCGGCGGCGATGCCGGCGAGGTGACCAACAAGCTCGTCCTCGGCAAGGACGACCCCATCGGCGACGTCGTCTACGGCATCGACAACACCTTCGCCACCCGCGCGATCGACGCCGGCGTACTCGAGCCGTACGCCGCGACACTGCCGCAATCGGCTGCGGCGTACCAGATCGCAGGCGACGGCAAGGACCAGCTGACGCCGATCGACTACGGCGACGTGTGCATCAACGTCGACAACGCGTGGTTCACCGCCCAAGGCATCACGCCTCCGGTGACGCTGGATGACCTGACCAAGCCTGAGTACCAGAACCTGACGGTCGCGCCCGGAGCGGCGACGTCATCGCCGGGGATGGCGTTCTTGCTCGCGACGATCGGCGCCTATGGCGAAGACGGCTGGCAGGCCTACTGGAGCGCGTTGATGGCCAACGGGCTCAAGCTCGTCAGCGGCTGGTCGGACGCCTACAGCGTCGACTTCTCTGGCGGAGAAGGCAAAGGCGACCGGCCTATCGTCGTCTCCTACGCGTCGTCGCCGCCGTTCACGATTCCCGAGGGCGGCACTGCACCGACGACGTCCGCCCTGCTGGACACCTGCTTCCGACAGGTCGAGTACGCCGGAATCGTCAAGGGAACCGAGAAGTCGGACGCCGCCAAGGAGTTCATCGACTTCCTGGTCTCCAAGGAGTTTCAGGCCGTCATCCCAGACAACATGTATGTCTATCCGGTCGATGACTCGGTCAGCCTGCCGCAGAGCTGGGCGGAGTATGCCCAGGTCTCGCCCAACCCGTTCACCGTCGACCCGCAGACGATCGCTGCCAACCGTGACGCATGGTTGAGTGAGTGGTCAGACATCACCTCCGGCTGA
- a CDS encoding ABC transporter permease, translated as MPLTIRTNLRRVAFAALALVPLAFLIIFFVVPVAGMLVRGFVTDGALDLTAIGQTLQRDRIQRIIWLTIAQAVTATVIAVLAGLPLAFALYRLQFPGRGLLRAIVTVPFVLPTVVVGVAFRTLLTDSGPLGFLRLDGTWTAIIAGLVFFNISVVVRSVGTIWAGLDPRREQSAAALGASPRQVFFTVTLPALTPVLLSAASVVFLFCATAFGVVLTLGGLRFGTIETEIYLQTASFLDLKTAAVLSVLQLVVVVLLLWVVGFARSRAEHRQRLAAPSSRPVRVGDWPVLVATAVVVLFVLAPIGSLLVRSLRRSGEWTLTNFVNLGSTGNGSALAIPVWQAARNSLVIALNATVIAVVLGLLVAFVATRAPRSRAGRRAVAVFDGAFMLPLGVSAVTVGFGLLITLNRPPLDLRSSAILIPIAQAMVALPLVVRTITPALRAIDDRLRQAAMMLGAPYWRALLTVDLPAVWRPLLAASGFALAVSMGEFGATAFLARSDSATLPVVIYRLIGRPGPDNFGMAMAASVVLAAITVVIMGLVERLRVSAVGAF; from the coding sequence GTGCCACTGACGATCCGCACCAACCTCCGGCGAGTCGCGTTTGCGGCACTTGCCCTGGTGCCATTGGCGTTCCTAATCATTTTCTTCGTCGTTCCGGTGGCCGGGATGCTGGTGCGAGGGTTCGTCACCGACGGCGCGCTCGATCTGACTGCGATCGGGCAGACACTGCAGCGCGACCGGATCCAGCGGATCATCTGGCTCACTATCGCCCAAGCGGTGACCGCCACGGTGATCGCCGTACTCGCCGGGTTGCCGCTGGCATTTGCCTTGTATCGCTTGCAGTTTCCCGGTCGCGGGTTGCTACGGGCGATCGTCACCGTGCCGTTCGTGCTGCCGACGGTCGTGGTCGGCGTTGCCTTCCGAACTCTGCTGACCGACTCCGGGCCGCTCGGCTTCCTCCGGCTCGACGGCACCTGGACCGCGATCATCGCCGGACTGGTCTTCTTCAACATCTCGGTCGTGGTGCGGTCGGTGGGGACGATCTGGGCCGGTCTTGACCCGCGGCGCGAACAGTCGGCCGCCGCACTCGGCGCGAGCCCACGTCAGGTGTTCTTCACGGTGACCTTGCCGGCGCTCACGCCTGTGCTGCTGTCGGCGGCCTCGGTCGTGTTTCTCTTCTGTGCCACGGCTTTTGGTGTCGTCCTGACCTTGGGCGGCCTGCGCTTCGGCACCATAGAAACTGAGATCTACCTGCAGACAGCCAGCTTCCTCGACCTGAAGACCGCAGCGGTGCTGTCGGTGCTGCAGCTCGTGGTCGTCGTCTTGCTGCTCTGGGTGGTCGGATTCGCGAGGTCGCGGGCAGAACATCGGCAGCGCCTTGCTGCGCCGTCGTCGCGGCCGGTGCGTGTGGGTGACTGGCCGGTGTTGGTCGCCACCGCCGTGGTGGTCCTCTTCGTGCTCGCGCCGATCGGCAGCCTGCTGGTGCGCAGCCTGCGCCGGTCCGGTGAGTGGACGCTGACGAACTTCGTCAATCTCGGTTCGACCGGCAACGGCTCGGCCCTCGCGATCCCGGTGTGGCAGGCCGCGCGCAACTCGCTGGTGATCGCTTTGAACGCGACCGTGATTGCCGTCGTACTAGGGCTTCTCGTCGCGTTCGTAGCGACCCGCGCGCCGCGGTCGCGTGCGGGGCGGCGTGCCGTGGCGGTGTTCGACGGCGCGTTCATGCTGCCGCTGGGCGTATCGGCCGTCACCGTCGGCTTCGGCCTGCTGATCACGCTCAACCGGCCGCCGCTCGATCTTCGAAGCTCGGCGATCCTGATTCCGATTGCCCAGGCGATGGTGGCGCTACCGCTCGTCGTGCGCACGATTACCCCTGCCCTGCGGGCGATCGACGACCGGCTGCGCCAGGCGGCGATGATGCTCGGAGCGCCGTACTGGCGTGCGTTGCTCACCGTCGACCTGCCCGCGGTGTGGCGCCCGCTGCTCGCGGCATCCGGCTTTGCGTTGGCTGTGTCGATGGGAGAGTTCGGCGCGACGGCGTTCCTGGCGCGCAGCGACTCCGCGACGCTGCCGGTCGTGATCTACCGGCTCATCGGCCGGCCCGGCCCGGATAACTTCGGGATGGCGATGGCCGCGTCCGTCGTACTCGCCGCGATCACCGTCGTCATCATGGGACTGGTGGAACGGCTGCGAGTGTCGGCGGTAGGGGCGTTCTGA
- a CDS encoding ABC transporter ATP-binding protein: protein MSGLQLGRVGMRYGDVVALDDVSLRVDGEIVAILGPSGSGKSSLLRAVAGLEPLTSGTVRYDGVDQARVPVHKRGFGLMFQDGQLFEHLSVGRNVAYGLRRAGVGRAESGRQAAELLRSVGLDGYADRSPATLSGGQRQRVALARALAPSPRLLLLDEPLSALDRSLRMRLAADVRRLLTDTNTNALLVTHDHEEAFAIADRVAIMDEGRIVQAGTPREVWSAPVDARTALFLGFETILEPGDGGALRSAYSLDHRQLALRPNALRVSPEGALAGEVVVVAPTIDEQRLVVRLPDGLQLSAVAGALEQLAPGDAVRLSLDPSATATLTSRTSER, encoded by the coding sequence ATGAGTGGGTTGCAGCTCGGCCGCGTCGGCATGCGGTACGGCGACGTCGTGGCTCTCGATGACGTGAGTCTGCGTGTCGACGGCGAGATCGTCGCGATACTAGGGCCATCTGGCAGCGGCAAGTCGAGCCTGCTGCGCGCCGTCGCCGGCCTGGAACCACTCACCTCAGGAACCGTGCGCTACGACGGCGTCGACCAGGCTCGGGTGCCGGTGCACAAGCGCGGGTTTGGCCTGATGTTCCAAGATGGGCAGCTCTTCGAGCATCTGAGCGTCGGGCGCAACGTGGCCTATGGCTTGCGTCGCGCCGGTGTCGGTCGGGCCGAGTCGGGGCGGCAGGCCGCCGAGCTGCTGAGGTCGGTGGGCCTTGACGGGTACGCCGACCGATCACCGGCGACGCTGTCGGGGGGACAGCGACAGCGGGTCGCGTTGGCGAGAGCGTTGGCTCCGTCGCCGCGCTTGCTGCTGCTTGACGAGCCGTTGTCGGCGCTGGATCGTTCGCTGCGGATGCGCCTCGCCGCCGACGTACGTCGCCTGCTGACCGATACGAACACCAACGCCTTGCTCGTCACCCACGATCACGAGGAGGCATTCGCGATCGCCGATCGGGTCGCGATCATGGATGAGGGTCGGATCGTGCAGGCCGGCACGCCGCGTGAGGTGTGGTCGGCACCGGTCGATGCTCGCACTGCCTTGTTCCTTGGTTTCGAGACGATCCTGGAGCCTGGTGACGGCGGTGCGCTGCGATCGGCGTACTCGTTAGATCACCGGCAACTTGCCTTGCGCCCCAATGCATTGCGGGTGAGTCCCGAGGGAGCTCTCGCGGGCGAGGTCGTGGTAGTCGCGCCGACGATCGACGAGCAGCGACTGGTAGTCCGGCTGCCCGATGGCCTGCAGCTCAGTGCGGTCGCCGGTGCCCTCGAGCAGCTGGCGCCCGGGGACGCGGTGCGGTTGTCACTCGACCCCTCCGCCACCGCCACCCTCACCTCCCGCACATCCGAACGTTAA
- a CDS encoding PP2C family protein-serine/threonine phosphatase produces MSRPVSEPPMSYDLHTTARTHVGKVRDNNEDSYVVRGSLLLVADGMGGHEAGEIASELTAASFQQIADTDPDSDLTVPLRDAVERATHAIASRIADEPELAGMGTTLTAVLFGNRRIVVANIGDSRLYVYHHDRRELVQVTKDDSFVQLMVDTGEITQDEAQHHPYRNVMLKALNGDEVEARFTTLTGLSGDRYLLCSDGLTDYVERDDIRTALEIESLDEAADRLIELTLEAGAPDNVTVVLAELVPAGSDDGRVSVGSGDTGQHGVVDVPPTEPIPTHE; encoded by the coding sequence ATGAGCCGACCAGTGAGCGAGCCGCCAATGTCGTATGACCTGCACACGACAGCGCGCACCCATGTCGGAAAGGTCCGCGACAACAACGAGGATTCGTACGTCGTACGCGGCTCGTTGTTGCTCGTTGCCGATGGGATGGGTGGGCACGAGGCAGGCGAGATCGCCTCGGAGCTGACCGCCGCCTCGTTCCAGCAGATCGCCGACACCGACCCGGACAGCGACCTCACTGTCCCCTTGCGCGATGCGGTCGAGCGGGCCACCCACGCGATTGCCTCCCGTATCGCCGACGAGCCTGAGCTCGCCGGGATGGGTACGACGCTCACCGCGGTTCTGTTTGGCAATCGGCGCATCGTGGTCGCCAACATCGGTGACTCGCGGCTCTACGTCTATCACCACGACCGCCGCGAGCTCGTCCAGGTGACGAAGGACGACTCGTTCGTGCAGCTGATGGTCGACACCGGCGAGATCACCCAGGACGAGGCGCAGCATCACCCGTATCGCAACGTGATGCTCAAGGCGCTGAACGGCGACGAGGTTGAGGCCCGCTTCACCACCTTGACCGGGCTCAGCGGCGACCGCTACCTACTGTGCAGCGACGGGCTGACCGACTATGTCGAGCGCGACGACATCCGCACCGCTCTTGAGATCGAGTCTCTAGACGAGGCGGCCGACCGGTTGATCGAGCTGACGCTCGAAGCCGGCGCTCCGGACAACGTGACCGTCGTACTTGCCGAGCTCGTGCCTGCGGGCAGCGATGACGGTCGGGTCTCGGTGGGATCGGGCGATACCGGTCAGCACGGCGTGGTCGACGTCCCGCCGACCGAGCCCATCCCCACCCACGAATAA
- a CDS encoding SAM-dependent methyltransferase gives MTQTMGTRRSIPVPNAGVWPGLLSAPHNAPRAAIAKVLVRAAVTKLPIRVMFPDGTWWGGGTAYSPQMVLHRPAHFFNRLGVDIKIGFGEAYMVGDWTTGPDTDLADLLLAFAERLQSLIPAPLQRLRGLVESMQPDDEDNRIGQAERNIARHYDLSNELFENFLDPGMLYSSALFEPGDDLQAAQVRKVESVLDYARVGADSDVLEIGTGWGQLAIQAAQRGAQVTSVTLSREQRDLALQRISAAGVADRVDVQLRDYREVGGQYDAIVSVEMIEAVGERYWPEYFQTVDRLLRPDGRFGLQSILMDHRAMMATRKSYTWIHKYVFPGGIIPSAYAIEQTLQGHTSLQILERRDFGRHYARTLRLWRERFDERWEQVRAAGFDETFKRMWDFYLAYCEAGFASRYLSVAQFSIGRDAI, from the coding sequence ATGACCCAGACCATGGGGACGCGCCGGTCGATCCCGGTGCCCAACGCTGGCGTGTGGCCGGGACTGCTGTCGGCCCCGCACAACGCGCCACGTGCGGCGATCGCCAAGGTGCTGGTGCGCGCGGCAGTGACGAAGCTGCCGATCCGCGTGATGTTTCCCGATGGCACGTGGTGGGGCGGCGGTACGGCGTACTCGCCGCAGATGGTGCTGCACCGACCCGCGCACTTCTTCAACCGGCTCGGGGTCGACATCAAGATCGGCTTCGGCGAGGCCTACATGGTTGGCGACTGGACGACCGGGCCGGACACCGACCTCGCCGACCTCCTGCTGGCGTTTGCTGAGCGGCTCCAGTCGCTGATCCCCGCGCCACTGCAACGCCTCCGCGGGCTCGTCGAGTCGATGCAACCCGACGACGAGGACAACCGCATCGGTCAGGCCGAGCGCAACATCGCCCGGCACTACGACCTGTCCAACGAGCTTTTCGAGAACTTCCTCGATCCCGGGATGCTTTATTCCAGCGCACTTTTTGAGCCGGGCGATGACCTGCAGGCCGCGCAGGTCCGCAAGGTCGAGTCGGTGCTGGACTACGCGCGGGTCGGTGCTGACAGCGACGTGCTGGAGATCGGTACCGGCTGGGGTCAGCTAGCGATCCAGGCGGCACAGCGCGGCGCCCAGGTCACCAGCGTCACTCTCTCGCGCGAGCAGCGTGACCTTGCCCTGCAGCGGATCTCCGCGGCCGGGGTCGCTGACCGGGTCGACGTCCAGCTTCGCGACTACCGCGAAGTCGGCGGGCAGTACGACGCCATCGTCAGCGTCGAGATGATCGAAGCGGTCGGCGAGCGCTACTGGCCGGAGTACTTCCAGACAGTCGATCGACTGCTGCGCCCGGACGGACGCTTTGGGCTGCAGTCGATCCTGATGGATCACCGCGCCATGATGGCGACTCGCAAGTCCTACACCTGGATCCACAAGTACGTCTTTCCCGGCGGCATCATCCCGTCGGCGTACGCGATCGAGCAGACCCTGCAGGGCCACACGAGCTTGCAGATCCTCGAGCGCCGCGACTTCGGCCGGCATTACGCGCGCACCCTCCGGCTGTGGCGCGAGCGGTTCGACGAGCGCTGGGAGCAGGTACGCGCCGCGGGGTTCGATGAGACCTTCAAGCGGATGTGGGACTTCTACCTCGCCTACTGTGAGGCCGGCTTCGCCAGTCGCTATCTGAGCGTCGCGCAGTTCTCGATCGGTCGCGACGCGATCTAG
- a CDS encoding PfkB family carbohydrate kinase, whose product MSLTPREREILELLRAQPLLDAQAIAERLGSTRASVAMSLSSLTRKGAIAGRGYIVRDEPHIAVLGGAVMDIKAVTIDCAARGTSNPATIRTTPGGVGRNIAETLARLGRRTYLIAAVGDDPLGREILERTADAGVYVEYVVRSRLGTGTYLATLDRDGELVIGASDLRATDALTVEQLGRGRDALARADLVVIDGNISAEVVRWALAACAEQQIPVLLEPVSVVKAARLAPLLDGVPVDTITPNVDELAALVDHPVAGSRAAITAAAAELHERGVRRVWVRRGRRGSVLSDGGEVVALDAPAADVVDVTGAGDAMAAAYADALVRGEDPVTAAQLGHAAAALTIAHPDTVRDDLSAALIRDAAARS is encoded by the coding sequence ATGTCGCTGACCCCGCGCGAGCGCGAGATCCTGGAGCTGCTGCGCGCCCAGCCGCTGCTGGACGCGCAGGCGATCGCCGAACGGCTCGGCAGCACGCGCGCATCGGTTGCGATGAGCCTGTCGTCACTGACGCGCAAGGGCGCGATCGCCGGACGCGGCTACATCGTGCGCGACGAGCCACACATCGCCGTACTCGGCGGCGCCGTGATGGACATCAAGGCCGTCACCATCGACTGTGCCGCGCGAGGGACCAGCAACCCGGCGACGATCCGCACCACTCCCGGGGGCGTAGGGCGCAACATCGCCGAGACCCTAGCCAGACTTGGCCGGCGCACCTATCTGATCGCCGCGGTCGGCGACGACCCGCTGGGCCGGGAGATTCTCGAGCGAACCGCCGATGCCGGCGTCTATGTCGAGTACGTCGTGCGCAGCCGGCTTGGCACCGGGACCTACCTCGCCACCCTGGACCGCGACGGCGAGCTCGTAATTGGGGCGTCGGATCTGCGCGCCACGGATGCGCTCACCGTCGAGCAGCTTGGCCGCGGCCGCGATGCGCTGGCGCGCGCCGATCTTGTCGTGATCGACGGCAACATCTCGGCCGAGGTGGTGCGATGGGCGCTCGCTGCCTGTGCCGAGCAGCAGATCCCGGTGCTGCTCGAACCGGTCAGCGTCGTCAAGGCCGCTCGGCTCGCGCCCCTGCTGGACGGCGTACCGGTCGACACGATCACCCCGAACGTTGATGAGCTCGCCGCCCTCGTCGACCACCCGGTCGCCGGCAGCCGCGCGGCCATCACCGCAGCCGCTGCCGAGCTGCATGAGCGCGGGGTGCGCCGGGTCTGGGTACGCCGCGGCCGGCGAGGCAGCGTGCTGAGCGACGGCGGCGAGGTCGTCGCGCTCGACGCCCCTGCCGCCGACGTGGTCGACGTGACCGGCGCCGGTGACGCCATGGCCGCCGCGTACGCCGACGCCCTTGTGCGCGGTGAGGATCCGGTCACCGCCGCGCAGCTTGGACATGCCGCCGCCGCGCTCACCATCGCCCATCCCGACACTGTCCGAGACGACCTCAGCGCCGCGTTGATCCGCGACGCCGCAGCAAGGAGCTGA